The Plasmodium gaboni strain SY75 chromosome 5, whole genome shotgun sequence nucleotide sequence aaataataattcttttattatcaaacaaaaagaaaataaaaattcttcttatgattttgaaaaaatatatagtgataaaaaaaaaaataggaATAATGAGAGATGCcatttgaataataatttagtatgttataatattttaaaaaaatttgagTTTCAAAGTACATTACAAAGAATGAGTGTAATTgtaaaaagtatatatgGTAATGAACAAAGCACAAAAGGAGatgacaataataatagtgaaaataataatagtgaaaataataatgatgaaaataataatgatgaaaataataatgataattattataatattttttgtaagGGTAGCCCAGAGAAAATTAAAGAGTTGTGCttaaaaagtaatataccaaataattatgatgaaatattaaataaatatacaaaacAAGGTATGAGAATATTAAGCATATGTTATAAAAGAGTAaacacaaaaaatataaactTATTAAACGTTAAACGAAGTTTTGTGGAATctaatttatattttttgggttttttaatatttacaaataatataaaaaagaatgCTCCTGatattatacataatttACAATCATCTGGATGTCAATGTATTATGTCAACAGGTGATAATGTCTTAACATCAATACATGTAGCCAAAAAATGTGGAATCATTAATACAAATGTAGAATCCATAATTATTGGAGATGTAATATCTGTTACTACTAAAAATAAcaaacataaaaaaaagttaatTTGGCACAATCATCAAAATGATGTATTCTTAAAAAGTcatgataaaaaaatatctaTAGATACAAAATTTACATCTATTCATTCACATctaaataatgataatatgattaattcttataattatcattttgatGATTATATTACACCATATCATAACTCTacacataataataataatagtaatatattatataataacaacattttttacgataaagaaattaataatgataaaaattataaaacaatatCTACATTATCTCAACATACAACAACCAATGATATACCATTCGACAAATTATgtgatatattatttaataaagaTCCAAGAAATGTAAGTATTGTCTTAACAGGAAAAgcatttatatttttaaaaaaaaaatttgaatCATTTCATTTACCATATTATGAAgaatgtaaaaatattgtacattatattttgaaaaagaaacataaaaaaattaaaaacataataaataatcataatagtaatttatattatcataataatatcattaatacatttattcAAAGAAtcaataataaaaatatgtgCTTCAACAAactattatataatatacaacaaaaattattttataatctatttaataatatatataaaaagaaaaaaaataaaaaaaatttttatgatCTCAATGAATCACATTTATTAGaacattataataataataataaaaataataataataataataataataataaatatatatccatataCTTACCTgtgaaaaataaaatgaaaattataacaaAGAATAAACgtaatcataatattatttttaacaCACATACAAGTAATATACATTTGAAtaaattcaaatatatacatcataaaaattattattatcctCATAATTGTAAGAAtctacaaaaaaaaaaaaaatcccttttttattatctaaaaaaatatattaactctgaaaaaaagaaatatttacaGAATGGTTTATTAAAAcatgataattataaacaGGAAGAGGTACCACTAAATAAGGATATAATTTATTCTTATCAAATGGAGTctataaaaacaaaaaaatttattcaTTCGGTAAGTGACCAATTTTGTATCTTTTCAAGTCTAATTCTgtctttttatattataaaaaatgatgacaaaaaaaaaaaaaataaaataaataatatatataatatatataatatatataacaaaaagAACCTTTTAACACACAAAAGAAGTTTTTTCCTTAGTGGATCCACAAAATTTGTCAAATTATTTTCCAATATAATAAGACGACAAAAAATCAAAgacaaatataataagaaaataagaaaatacaaaatgaatcatataaataatattatagaGAAAGGACATGTcatattaaatatgtatCCACATGGTTTCAAAAAAGATTATTCGtcattaaaaaataaatacaatataattaataataaagaatatattttaaaaaatgatgatgtTTATGATAATCatgtttataatatgaacgatatgtatagaaatataaaatatggatggagtgaagaaaaaatgaaaaacaTTTCTATTCacaataatgatatatttgaaaataaaatagatTCATTCTTAGAAcatttattaatacataaatgcaaaaggaatatatgtcataaatataatgatattaaaaatataaaattatctatatatgaatatattttaagaaCATGTACTGTATATGCTAGAATGAAACCTAAGGATAAGAGTGATTTAATTTTATCTTTAAAGAAATTACCAAATAATCCATATGTTGGAATGTGTGGTGATGGATCAAATGATTGTTTGGCATTAAACTCTGCAGATATAGGAATATCtttatgtaataataatgaatcTTCTTTATGTTCCTCTTTTACATCTAATAAATTATATCTTCATAGTGtaattaatatattgatTGAAGGTAGAGCATCTTTAGTTAATTCATTTcaattatttaaatatatctcTTTATATTCTATTATGCAATGTTCTCAAgttcttattttatattctaaatctaataaattaacagataatcaatatatttttattgatATAGTTACTGTATTGCCTTTATCTATTTTTATGTGTTGGACACCAGCTAGCGAAAAATTGtcaaaaaatattcctATGGgcaaattattttcatttcCAGTATTGATTAGTATATATGGacaaataattattcaGTTGTTTTTTGTTATGATTTCTTTAGTTCTATTAATGAATTTgtcattttataaatatgaaaaaaatacaaatataaaagaaaaattggatgatacttatatatataaggCACAAAATAcacttttatatattcttggctcttttcaaaatttgtttatctgtatatctttaaatataaaaaatgagTGGAGAAAGAGTAagttcttttttttgtatatcttgacaatttataaaaaaaaaaaaaaaaaaaaaaaaaaatataagacTGTGTTGTGTTTACATAGTGTTACTCCTTCCAGTTAATtgatacatataaatatataaatatatatatattgatattccttaatttttgttttttcaGGTGTGTTTACAAACATTGCCTTTATAATTTGGATGTCATTTTTACTTCTTGTGAGTACTTGTATTACCTTTTTTTCCTCAGAAATGTTTTTAGTAGGTTGGATTACTGACTTACTCAAACAATATCTAAGTTTAATTAcatttcctttttattttcgtatatatttatttttcattttgatttctaattttttatgttcctattcatatgaaaagtatattataaaatattttgagAAAAGGGAAAtcaaaaagaaatataattacaatcatatgaatattttttgttcaCCTCAAGAATTAGATACTACAAATGTTATCGTAACGTGTGATTAGAAATACACATATGTATAtcatatatgtatataatatatgtatataatatatgtatatcatatatgtatataatatatgtatataatatatgtcTATTATGcattttgttattattttatttattttattatatttttttgtaaaaatatcgacatatattaaacatTATCTTACACGTACCTATTTATGTGGACatctatatttttcttttttaaaaaaaaaagaaaagaaatacacacatatatatatatatatatatatatatatataattatatatttatataattttattagattagaattaatttatatttgtgttttcttttgtttctttttgaattaaataattttaaagatatattttttttttttttaaatgttaCAAAAGtaagatataatataattactACTGAttgttaaaaaataatataaaagtaataatGAATTTGTATACaattattcttttattaaatgttcaaattttatatataaataaaaaataaagtatATACTTAATtgttaaataaaaatttagacaataaaaatatgtaccctataatttttttttttttttttttttttttttttttgtgggggttgttttttttgtgttttggttttttttttttatttttNNNNNNNNNNNNNNNNNNNNNNNNNNNNNNNNNNNNNNNNNNNNNNNNNNNNNNNNNNNNNNNNNNNNNNNNNNNNNNNNNNNNNNNNNNNNNNNNNNNNNNNNNNNNNNNNNNNNNNNNNNNNNNNNNNNNNNNNNNNNNNNNNNNNNNNNNNNNNNNNNNNNNNNNNNNNNNNNNNNNNNNNNNNNNNNNNNNNNNNNNNNNNNNNNNNNNNNNNNNNNNNNNNNNNNNNNNNNNNNNNNNNNNNNNNNNNNNNNNNNNNNNNNNNNNNNNNNNNNNNNNNNNNNNNNNNNNNNNNNNaaaattattaaataaatattatttaaataaaagataaaaaatataataaaaaaaaaaaaaaaaatatatttttattttttaaaaaaaaatttaaaaaaaaaaaaaatatacaataaaatttttttttttttttttttttttttttttttggggGGGTGGGTTTTATGGTGAGAGGGATCCGTTACAATATATAGgaagtaatatatattatatattatttttaagttgtaaaaacaaaatgttttataatatatataaattaataaataaatatatacatatatattatctacacacacacatatatatatatatatttatatatatatatatttatatcaattggggtttaaagaaaaaaaaaaaaaaaaaaaaagaaaagaaagaaaaagtcctatatataaatatacagGTTTgatatttcttttttatataaatgaaaaaatatacatacattTATAAACGTCTTCCTCTTCTTCCTGACTTTTTTCTTGTAGAATCTGTTGGGATTGGAGTTACATCTTCAATTCTGCCAATTTTTAATCCGGAACGTGCTAAAGCTCTATAATCACaaaggaaaataaaataaaaatatataatataaataaataaatatatatatatatatatatatgtatgtatatatgtatatatgtatatattcatatatattttttttttaccttAGGGCTGATTGGGCTCCTGGACCTGGGGTCTTAGATTT carries:
- a CDS encoding cation-transporting ATPase 1 yields the protein MYKNIFSPDDNIKGDRYKVYYYHTNDLINDEYRISYIECYKIKNEKIVTILHYVLCILSVGLLPLILSWFPIFYFRLLHSKCLLNECEKVLIITKDGNKYIKEIKKIKFNHNVCYVMNDVFFLEEQSMYYMYNDDEEEKKNNFYDMNIMDEGRVQKKDYINCGDKLNCGDKINCGDKLNCGDKLNCGDNINLGDDIRLHNNIYNINIHHALNENKEYNKSRIQHNNDITYLFEFLDIRYVYIKKKKCFVELYFNINHPFSYIHFMCKGLRNENLIKDRKILYGECNLNIKFDSFIILLFKEIMNPFFMFQLFSMLIWSLNNYIEYSISILFITSLSIILELYTTIKNQKKIKNMLHYICQVKVYRYNTSYIINSSELVPGDIYEIINNMTIPCDTILLSGSVTMSEHMLTGESVPIYKEPLPFHTNVINKKNKKNQNVYQNIYPHIYQNINEKDQYLHIYNNDATTNVVNHNHVIIKKTLEKNDKEYKHNTHHLHTMNKLFHLNKTCDDEHIKNNKINFEKKKKKINNLNCLKGTDINTKNLLYDHKMCFNICNDNHDVNNINNKFNHSNINHDNDYNKHTNHLNCDEENSYIYNGKKKNTEHISQKNKNIIYSKEEINKCILYAGTYVLSLNNIDIIKYNKEEKRILGLVIKTGFITTKGKIVNNILYYKKKELNLIYDSYKFIIILIIYALFSVLILLYITISNNEYTNNIIIKCLDIITDAIPPALPTTLTVGITIAVSRLKKKYSISCLCPNKINLAGQINTMVFDKTGTLTENNLEFIGIIIQNEKDKNILTDFIPIKEMNRESYIDSMDDNMIHNKDSITSEHYINDNMKNSSISSNKKSITTNEGSNFLVQTIKRYLLKDYSVKQEENEYYKNNIYGNNIHINDSACSSNLLNSDTDNGYCEYYNIDDLHNMNKKTMDMNSKNELIDKNIEKKVDLDNNIYPINYNNNNNNNNCGDIYHRLECNNINKDNSFIIDGEKNKNYNNISEHLKINYPILFEALACCHTLYKVNNEIIGDVLELSMFNSINCDMIINNNSFIIKQKENKNSSYDFEKIYSDKKKNRNNERCHLNNNLVCYNILKKFEFQSTLQRMSVIVKSIYGNEQSTKGDDNNNSENNNSENNNDENNNDENNNDNYYNIFCKGSPEKIKELCLKSNIPNNYDEILNKYTKQGMRILSICYKRVNTKNINLLNVKRSFVESNLYFLGFLIFTNNIKKNAPDIIHNLQSSGCQCIMSTGDNVLTSIHVAKKCGIINTNVESIIIGDVISVTTKNNKHKKKLIWHNHQNDVFLKSHDKKISIDTKFTSIHSHLNNDNMINSYNYHFDDYITPYHNSTHNNNNSNILYNNNIFYDKEINNDKNYKTISTLSQHTTTNDIPFDKLCDILFNKDPRNVSIVLTGKAFIFLKKKFESFHLPYYEECKNIVHYILKKKHKKIKNIINNHNSNLYYHNNIINTFIQRINNKNMCFNKLLYNIQQKLFYNLFNNIYKKKKNKKNFYDLNESHLLEHYNNNNKNNNNNNNNNKYISIYLPVKNKMKIITKNKRNHNIIFNTHTSNIHLNKFKYIHHKNYYYPHNCKNLQKKKKSLFYYLKKYINSEKKKYLQNGLLKHDNYKQEEVPLNKDIIYSYQMESIKTKKFIHSVSDQFCIFSSLILSFYIIKNDDKKKKNKINNIYNIYNIYNKKNLLTHKRSFFLSGSTKFVKLFSNIIRRQKIKDKYNKKIRKYKMNHINNIIEKGHVILNMYPHGFKKDYSSLKNKYNIINNKEYILKNDDVYDNHVYNMNDMYRNIKYGWSEEKMKNISIHNNDIFENKIDSFLEHLLIHKCKRNICHKYNDIKNIKLSIYEYILRTCTVYARMKPKDKSDLILSLKKLPNNPYVGMCGDGSNDCLALNSADIGISLCNNNESSLCSSFTSNKLYLHSVINILIEGRASLVNSFQLFKYISLYSIMQCSQVLILYSKSNKLTDNQYIFIDIVTVLPLSIFMCWTPASEKLSKNIPMGKLFSFPVLISIYGQIIIQLFFVMISLVLLMNLSFYKYEKNTNIKEKLDDTYIYKAQNTLLYILGSFQNLFICISLNIKNEWRKSVFTNIAFIIWMSFLLLVSTCITFFSSEMFLVGWITDLLKQYLSLITFPFYFRIYLFFILISNFLCSYSYEKYIIKYFEKREIKKKYNYNHMNIFCSPQELDTTNVIVTCD